In Paracoccus fistulariae, a single window of DNA contains:
- a CDS encoding DUF6280 family protein, with the protein MRDFVDGSAFNFEQGQRARKLFAAVVLAALDDAIADDKKYGNGPEQIARWARSRDGREVLSCAGIDPNERVVKGLMEFVSKGVRTSVALSREESERRMAAEAEEAEAA; encoded by the coding sequence ATGCGCGATTTTGTTGACGGTTCAGCTTTCAATTTTGAACAAGGCCAGCGTGCCCGCAAGCTGTTTGCGGCAGTCGTATTGGCGGCCTTGGACGACGCTATCGCGGACGACAAGAAATATGGCAACGGCCCAGAGCAGATTGCCCGCTGGGCGCGTTCGCGCGATGGCCGTGAAGTGCTGTCCTGTGCTGGTATCGACCCCAATGAGCGGGTCGTCAAAGGGCTGATGGAATTTGTTTCCAAAGGTGTCCGCACCTCGGTCGCGCTGTCGCGTGAAGAGAGCGAGCGTCGCATGGCGGCCGAGGCTGAAGAAGCCGAAGCGGCCTGA
- a CDS encoding DksA/TraR family C4-type zinc finger protein, translating to MAGGWAKDDSINDQIEVSTAEAIARARLRAAQSNSAAESAEFCVECDEPIPEARRQAILGVQLCVECQGGRDQRYRASAGINRRGSKDSQLK from the coding sequence ATGGCCGGTGGTTGGGCAAAAGATGATTCGATCAATGACCAGATCGAGGTCAGCACGGCAGAGGCGATCGCGCGGGCCAGGCTGCGCGCGGCGCAGTCCAACTCTGCGGCGGAAAGCGCCGAATTCTGCGTGGAATGCGATGAGCCGATCCCCGAGGCGCGGCGTCAGGCCATTCTCGGCGTGCAATTATGCGTGGAATGTCAGGGCGGGCGCGATCAACGATATCGCGCATCCGCCGGGATCAACCGGCGCGGCAGCAAGGATTCGCAGCTGAAATAG
- the ihfA gene encoding integration host factor subunit alpha codes for MGDKTLTRMDLAEAVFRDVGLSRHESAQLVESVLDHISDALVRGEQVKISSFGTFSVRDKNERIGRNPKTGEEVPITPRRVLSFRPSHLMKDRVAAGNKR; via the coding sequence ATGGGCGACAAGACTCTGACCCGAATGGATCTTGCGGAGGCTGTCTTCCGCGATGTCGGACTGTCACGCCATGAATCGGCCCAATTGGTCGAAAGCGTATTGGACCACATCTCGGATGCGCTTGTGCGCGGCGAACAGGTCAAGATTTCATCCTTCGGGACATTCAGCGTGCGCGACAAGAACGAACGCATCGGACGCAACCCCAAGACCGGGGAAGAGGTGCCGATCACCCCGCGTCGGGTGCTGTCGTTCCGTCCGTCGCATCTGATGAAAGACCGCGTGGCGGCCGGCAACAAGCGCTGA
- the rpmF gene encoding 50S ribosomal protein L32 — MAVPQNRVTRSRRNMRRAHDALVAGNPNECTNCGELKRPHHVCPSCGHYADREVVAQANEIDLDDDAA, encoded by the coding sequence ATGGCTGTCCCTCAGAATCGCGTTACCCGCTCGCGGCGCAACATGCGTCGTGCCCATGATGCACTGGTTGCCGGTAACCCCAATGAATGCACCAACTGCGGCGAGTTGAAGCGCCCGCATCACGTTTGCCCGTCCTGCGGCCACTACGCTGATCGCGAAGTCGTTGCCCAGGCGAACGAGATCGACCTGGACGACGACGCGGCATAA
- a CDS encoding 2'-deoxycytidine 5'-triphosphate deaminase, whose protein sequence is MNGVLPDSEIRKLIETGAISADPAIIPEQIQPASLDLRLGTTAYRLRASFLAGKGKRVEDRLPDFQMHQMDLTDGAVLERGCVYLVPLMERVSLPAGLSAVANAKSSTGRLDLLTRLVADDGTEFDRLPEDYDGPLYAEICPRSFSVLVRPGMRLNQLRLRDGQAVLSDTELRDLNAREPLVGGDALIDQGLGFSVDLRPDHGDLVGYRARPHSGVIDLDRIGEYDAREFWDELRTTEGRLILDPGAFYILVSRESVAIPADYAAEMAPYLAMVGEFRVHYAGFFDPGFGIGKAGTGARGVLEVRCHEAPFVLEDGQVVGRLVYERMARRPDRLYGAGIKSNYQGQGLKLAKQFR, encoded by the coding sequence ATGAACGGCGTTCTGCCTGACAGCGAAATCCGCAAGCTGATCGAAACCGGCGCGATTTCTGCCGATCCCGCGATCATCCCCGAACAGATCCAGCCGGCCAGCCTTGACCTGCGCCTTGGCACCACCGCATATCGGCTGCGCGCCAGCTTTCTGGCGGGCAAGGGCAAGCGGGTCGAGGATCGCCTGCCCGATTTCCAGATGCATCAGATGGATCTGACCGATGGCGCCGTGCTGGAACGCGGCTGTGTCTATCTGGTCCCGCTGATGGAGCGTGTCAGCCTGCCTGCGGGGCTCAGCGCGGTGGCCAATGCCAAATCCTCGACCGGGCGTCTGGACCTGCTGACGCGGCTGGTGGCCGATGACGGCACCGAGTTCGACCGCCTGCCCGAAGATTACGACGGCCCGCTTTATGCCGAGATCTGCCCGCGCAGTTTTTCGGTTCTGGTGCGCCCCGGCATGCGCCTGAACCAGCTTCGCCTGCGCGACGGTCAGGCGGTGCTGAGCGATACCGAGCTGCGCGATCTGAACGCGCGCGAACCGCTGGTTGGCGGTGACGCGCTGATCGATCAGGGGCTTGGATTCTCTGTCGATCTGCGCCCCGATCATGGCGATCTGGTCGGCTATCGCGCCCGTCCGCATAGCGGTGTGATCGACCTTGACCGGATCGGCGAATATGACGCCCGCGAATTCTGGGACGAATTGCGCACCACCGAGGGCCGCCTGATTCTGGACCCGGGTGCCTTCTACATCCTGGTCAGCCGCGAATCGGTGGCGATCCCCGCCGATTACGCCGCCGAAATGGCCCCCTATCTGGCCATGGTCGGTGAATTCCGGGTGCATTACGCAGGCTTCTTTGACCCCGGCTTCGGCATTGGCAAGGCAGGCACAGGCGCGCGTGGCGTGCTGGAGGTGCGCTGCCATGAAGCGCCCTTCGTGCTGGAGGATGGGCAGGTCGTCGGGCGGTTGGTCTATGAACGCATGGCGCGCCGCCCGGACCGGCTCTATGGGGCTGGGATCAAGTCGAACTATCAGGGTCAGGGGCTGAAGCTGGCGAAACAGTTTCGTTAG
- a CDS encoding 1-phosphofructokinase family hexose kinase: protein MSEQEPILTVTLNPALDLSTAADEVRPDLKLRCDKPVADPGGGGINVSRAIKIMGGQSTAMVALGGATGTRMAEMLKSDGLQILRLTAPGETRQSLAVTDRMTGGQYRFVLPGPEWHKAHLADSMAAIAEAARAGGWVVVSGSHPPGVAPGFEQMLTVRLKDSRAKLLVDTSGEALRALAGSSIPVDVLRMDSHEAQELAGRPLPLRSDSADFAAGLVRDGVARSVIVARGADGSVIAGADGAWHAAAARVKVVSAVGAGDSFVAGFVLAMARNWPVEEALALGAAAASAAVMTPATELCHSRDVENFYADRVITRL from the coding sequence ATGAGTGAACAAGAACCGATTTTAACGGTGACCCTGAATCCGGCGCTGGACCTTTCCACAGCCGCCGATGAGGTCCGCCCGGACCTGAAACTGCGCTGCGACAAGCCGGTGGCCGATCCCGGCGGTGGCGGCATCAATGTCAGCCGCGCGATCAAGATCATGGGCGGGCAATCCACGGCGATGGTGGCGCTTGGCGGTGCGACCGGCACGCGGATGGCAGAGATGCTGAAATCCGACGGCCTGCAGATCCTGCGCCTGACCGCGCCCGGCGAAACCCGGCAATCGCTGGCGGTCACCGACCGGATGACCGGCGGGCAATACCGCTTCGTTCTGCCCGGCCCCGAATGGCACAAGGCGCATCTGGCCGACAGCATGGCCGCCATTGCCGAGGCGGCGCGCGCCGGTGGCTGGGTGGTGGTGTCTGGATCGCACCCCCCAGGCGTCGCACCGGGGTTCGAGCAGATGCTGACCGTGCGGCTGAAAGACAGCAGGGCAAAGCTGCTGGTCGACACTTCGGGCGAGGCCCTGCGGGCGCTGGCCGGATCCTCGATCCCCGTCGATGTGCTGCGCATGGACAGCCACGAGGCTCAGGAACTGGCTGGTCGCCCCCTGCCCCTGCGCAGCGACAGCGCCGATTTTGCCGCCGGGCTGGTTCGCGATGGTGTCGCCAGATCGGTGATCGTCGCACGCGGCGCCGATGGTTCGGTGATTGCGGGCGCCGATGGCGCCTGGCACGCCGCCGCCGCCCGGGTGAAGGTGGTCAGCGCCGTCGGCGCCGGCGACAGCTTTGTCGCGGGCTTCGTGCTGGCCATGGCGCGCAACTGGCCGGTGGAAGAGGCGCTGGCACTTGGCGCGGCAGCAGCATCGGCCGCCGTGATGACCCCCGCGACAGAGCTTTGCCACAGCCGCGACGTGGAAAACTTCTACGCCGACCGCGTCATCACCCGCCTGTGA
- the dinB gene encoding DNA polymerase IV, which yields MQDISATNSPIADVPLRKIIHIDMDAFYASVEQRDHPELRGKPVAVGGSNLRGVVAAASYEARVFGVRSAMPSVTAARLCPDLIFVKHRFDVYRAVSAQIRDIFADYTPLIEPLSLDEAYLDVTDHLWPGQTATQVARDIRARIREATGLTASAGVSYNKFLAKLASDQNKPDGLCVITPEKGPDFVLSLPVGKFHGIGPATARKMNAMGIHSGADLRAQELEFLQRRFGKSGQYYWNISRGIDHRQVRPDRIRKSVGAENTYSTDLMALSDCHQALAPLAEKVWRHVSKGELQGRTVTLKVKYADFQQVTRARTLRHSVASEQELLEVACELSQLVLPDRRGARLLGITLSGFDLEPPPDSAQLDLFD from the coding sequence ATGCAAGATATTAGTGCCACCAATTCGCCGATTGCAGATGTGCCGCTGCGCAAGATCATCCATATCGACATGGATGCCTTCTATGCCTCGGTCGAGCAGCGCGACCATCCCGAACTGCGGGGCAAGCCCGTGGCCGTCGGGGGATCAAACCTGCGCGGGGTGGTGGCGGCGGCAAGCTATGAGGCGCGGGTGTTCGGCGTGCGCTCGGCCATGCCCTCGGTCACGGCGGCGCGGCTGTGTCCGGATCTGATTTTCGTGAAGCACCGCTTTGACGTCTATCGCGCGGTCAGCGCCCAGATTCGCGATATTTTCGCCGATTACACCCCGCTGATCGAGCCGCTGTCACTGGATGAGGCCTATCTGGACGTGACCGACCACCTGTGGCCGGGCCAGACCGCGACGCAGGTGGCCCGCGATATCCGTGCCCGCATCCGCGAGGCGACGGGGCTGACCGCCAGTGCCGGGGTCAGCTATAACAAGTTTCTGGCAAAGCTGGCTTCGGATCAGAACAAGCCGGACGGGCTTTGCGTGATCACGCCCGAAAAGGGGCCGGATTTCGTGCTGTCCCTGCCGGTCGGGAAATTTCACGGGATCGGCCCGGCGACGGCGAGAAAGATGAATGCGATGGGGATTCACAGCGGCGCGGATCTGCGGGCGCAGGAACTGGAGTTTCTGCAGCGGCGCTTTGGCAAGTCCGGGCAATATTACTGGAACATCTCGCGCGGCATTGACCACCGGCAGGTGCGGCCGGACCGGATCCGGAAATCCGTCGGGGCCGAGAACACCTATTCGACCGATCTGATGGCGCTGTCGGATTGTCATCAGGCGCTGGCGCCGCTGGCCGAAAAGGTCTGGCGCCATGTCAGCAAAGGCGAATTGCAGGGGCGGACGGTGACGCTGAAGGTGAAATATGCCGATTTCCAGCAGGTGACACGCGCCCGGACCTTGCGCCACAGCGTCGCCTCGGAACAGGAACTGCTGGAGGTTGCCTGCGAGCTGTCGCAGCTGGTGCTGCCCGATCGGCGCGGGGCGCGGCTGTTGGGGATCACCCTGTCGGGCTTTGATCTTGAACCGCCCCCGGACAGCGCGCAGCTGGATCTGTTCGACTGA
- a CDS encoding diguanylate cyclase yields the protein MGAVLEEQYEICFARSGEEALAMVQAFSPDLILLDIVMPGMDGYAVCRHLKQDPDLSQVPVIFTTGLNHTDDEVQGFAVGAVDYVTKPIQPIALRSRVRNHIELKRMRDQFADLAMTDPLTGLGNRRMLEQLMPSEIRRLARQGEWLSFVMIDVDCFKQFNDEYGHPEGDRCLRVVATTLVETLSRSHDVCLRYGGEEFACILPETDASGALHIAEQMRQRIEDLAIPNKASTVRPLVTVSLGIASGICGTESTPDRWIAAADEALYQAKHFGRNKVFMSCCPQSAAADPIPISRQDSSL from the coding sequence ATGGGCGCGGTGCTGGAAGAGCAATATGAGATCTGTTTTGCGCGCTCTGGCGAAGAGGCGCTGGCGATGGTGCAGGCATTCTCGCCGGATCTGATCCTGCTGGATATCGTCATGCCGGGGATGGACGGCTATGCGGTCTGCCGTCATTTGAAGCAGGATCCCGACCTGTCGCAGGTGCCCGTGATTTTCACGACCGGGTTGAACCATACAGACGATGAGGTGCAGGGTTTCGCCGTTGGCGCGGTGGATTACGTCACCAAGCCCATTCAGCCCATCGCGCTGCGCAGCCGTGTGCGAAATCACATCGAACTCAAGCGGATGCGTGATCAGTTTGCAGATCTGGCGATGACAGATCCGCTGACGGGGCTGGGCAACCGGCGGATGCTGGAGCAGTTGATGCCCTCGGAAATCCGGCGTCTGGCACGGCAGGGCGAGTGGCTGTCTTTCGTCATGATCGATGTCGATTGTTTCAAGCAATTCAACGACGAATATGGACATCCCGAGGGCGATCGCTGCCTGCGCGTGGTGGCGACCACATTGGTCGAAACGCTGTCCCGCTCTCACGACGTCTGCTTACGCTATGGGGGTGAGGAATTCGCCTGCATCCTGCCGGAAACCGACGCCTCCGGCGCATTGCATATCGCCGAGCAGATGCGTCAGCGCATAGAGGATTTGGCAATTCCCAACAAGGCTTCAACCGTCCGCCCCCTCGTCACGGTAAGCTTGGGGATCGCGAGTGGCATATGCGGTACAGAGTCCACCCCAGACCGGTGGATAGCCGCTGCCGATGAGGCCCTGTATCAGGCGAAACATTTCGGTCGAAACAAGGTGTTCATGTCCTGCTGTCCCCAGTCGGCTGCCGCAGATCCGATTCCGATCAGTCGCCAGGATTCGTCACTCTAG
- a CDS encoding beta-ketoacyl-ACP synthase III, whose protein sequence is MIRRSVIRGTGHYLPERVVENSWFEDKLDTSDEWIRTRTGIERRHFAEDGQTTSDLATRAAQAALANSGLSAGDIDGVILATSTPDFTFPAVATMVQANLGIKSGFAYDVQAVCAGFVFALANADAMIRGGLANRVLVIGAETFSRIMDWTDRGTCVLFGDGAGAVVLEAQESSGNSADRGILASDLNSDGQYRDLLYVDGGVSSTGTAGQLRMQGNLVFRHAVEKLAKTAHTALDKAGLQTSEVDWLVPHQANLRIITATAQKMELPMDKVVLTVAEHGNTSAASIPLALSVADREGRFQQGDVIVTEAIGGGLSWGSVIIRW, encoded by the coding sequence GTGATCCGTCGTTCAGTCATCCGTGGTACCGGGCATTACCTGCCCGAGCGTGTCGTCGAAAACAGCTGGTTCGAAGACAAGCTGGACACCAGTGACGAATGGATCCGGACCCGCACCGGGATCGAGCGGCGACACTTTGCCGAAGACGGCCAGACCACCAGCGATCTGGCCACCCGCGCGGCGCAAGCCGCCCTGGCCAATAGCGGTCTGAGCGCCGGGGATATCGACGGGGTGATCCTGGCAACCTCGACCCCGGATTTCACCTTTCCGGCGGTCGCGACCATGGTGCAGGCGAACCTGGGGATCAAATCGGGCTTTGCCTATGACGTCCAGGCGGTCTGTGCGGGCTTTGTCTTTGCGCTGGCCAATGCCGATGCGATGATTCGCGGCGGGCTGGCCAATCGCGTTCTGGTCATCGGCGCCGAGACCTTTTCCCGCATCATGGACTGGACCGATCGCGGCACCTGCGTGCTGTTCGGCGATGGCGCCGGTGCCGTCGTGCTGGAGGCGCAGGAAAGCAGCGGCAACAGCGCTGATCGCGGTATCCTTGCCAGCGATCTGAACAGCGACGGCCAGTATCGCGATCTGCTTTATGTCGATGGCGGCGTGTCCAGCACCGGCACGGCGGGACAGTTGCGGATGCAGGGCAATCTGGTTTTCCGTCATGCGGTCGAAAAACTGGCAAAGACCGCGCATACGGCGCTGGACAAGGCCGGGCTGCAAACCTCGGAGGTCGATTGGCTGGTGCCGCATCAGGCCAATCTGCGCATTATCACCGCGACCGCGCAGAAGATGGAACTGCCGATGGACAAGGTCGTGCTGACCGTTGCCGAACATGGCAATACCTCGGCCGCCTCGATCCCGCTGGCCCTGTCGGTCGCGGATCGCGAAGGCCGCTTTCAGCAGGGCGATGTCATCGTGACCGAGGCGATCGGTGGCGGGCTCAGCTGGGGCTCGGTCATCATCCGCTGGTAG
- a CDS encoding metallopeptidase family protein: MSDWNTLKAPDEAGIEAMAQAALQALPAEFRALAQEVAIRVADFAPEDLLDEMQIDDPFDLTGLYEGIPVTEKSVSDQPQGPDIVWLFRRPLLDEWAARGNVSLGELVNHVVTHELAHHFGWSDEQIAQIDRWWE, from the coding sequence ATGAGCGACTGGAACACCCTGAAAGCCCCGGATGAGGCCGGGATCGAGGCCATGGCCCAGGCCGCATTGCAGGCGCTTCCCGCCGAGTTCCGCGCCCTGGCGCAAGAGGTGGCGATCCGCGTGGCCGATTTCGCGCCCGAGGATCTGCTGGACGAAATGCAGATCGACGATCCGTTCGATCTGACCGGACTTTACGAGGGCATCCCGGTGACGGAAAAATCGGTGTCTGATCAGCCGCAGGGACCGGATATCGTCTGGCTGTTCCGCAGGCCGCTGCTGGATGAATGGGCAGCGCGCGGCAATGTCAGCCTTGGCGAATTGGTGAACCATGTCGTCACCCATGAGTTGGCTCATCACTTCGGCTGGTCAGATGAGCAGATCGCACAGATCGACAGATGGTGGGAATGA
- the gltX gene encoding glutamate--tRNA ligase has translation MTTTRFAPSPTGHIHVGNLRAALFNYMIARKAGGTFILRLDDTDRERSKQEYVDGIMRDLEWLGLEWDRVERQSLRLDRYGEVADQLRASNHLYEVFETPTELDLKRKKQLNMGKPPVYDRTGLNLSDAEREKLRAEGRDGYWRFKLDHERIEWDDGILGDISIDAASVSDPVLIRADGQVLYTFASVVDDVDMGVTDIVRGADHVTNTATQIQIIKAMGGNVPNFGHHSLLTGAKGEELSKRIGALSIRDLRESGVAPEALVSMMARLGSSQPVELKMSLEELAEGFDLSQFGASPTKFDAEDLWPLTRERNQSLPFDAVKDRIAALGVPDDLAQRFWKVASQNITKLDDLSAWWSIFSQGAEPQIAAEDAEFVAEAMKMLPPPPYTDATWGDWTAQVKEATGRKGKGLFMPLRKALTGQAHGPEMSDVMPLLQVVRARD, from the coding sequence ATGACCACCACCCGCTTTGCCCCGTCGCCCACCGGCCACATCCATGTCGGCAACCTGCGTGCCGCGCTGTTCAACTATATGATCGCGCGCAAGGCGGGCGGAACCTTCATCCTGCGCCTTGACGACACCGACCGCGAACGCTCGAAACAGGAATATGTCGATGGCATCATGCGGGATCTGGAATGGCTGGGTCTTGAATGGGACCGGGTCGAGCGTCAGTCGCTGCGGCTGGACCGCTATGGCGAGGTTGCGGATCAGCTGCGCGCCAGCAATCACCTTTACGAGGTGTTCGAAACCCCGACCGAGTTGGATCTGAAGCGCAAGAAGCAGCTGAACATGGGCAAGCCCCCGGTCTATGACCGCACGGGTCTGAACCTGTCCGATGCCGAGCGCGAGAAGCTGCGGGCCGAAGGACGCGACGGCTATTGGCGCTTCAAGCTGGATCACGAGCGGATCGAATGGGATGATGGCATTCTGGGCGATATCTCGATCGACGCGGCCTCGGTCAGCGATCCGGTGCTGATCCGCGCAGACGGGCAGGTGCTGTATACCTTTGCCAGCGTGGTGGATGATGTCGATATGGGCGTGACCGATATCGTGCGCGGTGCCGATCACGTGACGAATACCGCGACGCAGATCCAGATCATCAAGGCGATGGGCGGCAACGTCCCCAATTTCGGCCATCACAGCCTGCTGACCGGTGCCAAGGGCGAGGAACTGTCCAAGCGCATCGGCGCGCTGTCGATCCGCGATCTGCGCGAGTCCGGCGTCGCGCCCGAGGCGCTGGTGTCGATGATGGCGCGGCTGGGTTCCAGCCAGCCGGTCGAATTGAAGATGAGCCTTGAGGAGTTGGCCGAGGGCTTTGATCTGTCGCAATTCGGCGCTTCGCCGACGAAATTCGATGCCGAGGATCTGTGGCCCCTGACCCGAGAGCGGAACCAGAGCCTGCCCTTCGATGCGGTCAAGGATCGGATCGCCGCGCTTGGCGTGCCGGATGATCTGGCCCAGCGGTTCTGGAAGGTGGCGTCTCAGAACATCACCAAGCTGGACGATCTGTCGGCCTGGTGGTCGATTTTCAGCCAGGGGGCAGAGCCGCAGATCGCAGCCGAGGATGCCGAATTCGTGGCCGAGGCGATGAAGATGCTGCCGCCGCCGCCCTATACGGATGCGACCTGGGGCGACTGGACCGCGCAGGTGAAAGAGGCAACGGGCCGCAAGGGCAAGGGCCTGTTCATGCCACTGCGCAAGGCGCTGACCGGGCAGGCGCATGGCCCCGAAATGTCCGATGTCATGCCGCTGTTGCAGGTGGTCCGCGCCCGCGACTGA
- a CDS encoding MerR family transcriptional regulator: protein MKKSADAFRSIGEVATLIGVAPHVLRYWETQFPLLKPMKRPDGRRYYRPDDVSLAAGIFDLLREEGLTIRGAKKLMSKDRGQSVRERGAAFLGAAQAAPADSAAEPASAIAQPEPFDTVASDDVPIAEDDLDWEGDEMSQTPRARQRKRRLPGDDGALPLFPELDRGKGDTQWLPRLILLSGQLRNLRAGDAAWQRGQSVGAQLSDAIQRLY, encoded by the coding sequence ATGAAGAAAAGCGCGGATGCCTTTCGGTCCATTGGTGAGGTTGCCACGCTGATTGGCGTGGCACCGCATGTCCTGCGCTATTGGGAGACGCAGTTTCCCCTGCTCAAGCCGATGAAGCGGCCCGATGGGCGGCGCTATTACCGACCCGATGATGTGTCCCTGGCAGCGGGGATCTTTGACCTGCTGCGGGAAGAGGGGCTGACCATTCGCGGTGCGAAAAAGCTGATGTCCAAGGATCGCGGCCAAAGCGTGCGCGAACGCGGCGCGGCCTTTCTGGGCGCCGCACAGGCTGCGCCTGCGGACAGCGCAGCCGAACCGGCATCGGCTATTGCCCAGCCCGAACCTTTCGATACAGTCGCATCTGACGATGTTCCCATCGCTGAGGATGATCTGGATTGGGAGGGTGACGAGATGTCCCAAACGCCCCGCGCGCGCCAGCGCAAGCGCCGCCTGCCCGGCGACGATGGCGCTTTGCCGCTGTTTCCCGAACTGGACCGGGGCAAGGGGGACACGCAATGGCTGCCACGGCTGATCCTTTTGTCGGGCCAGTTGCGCAACCTGCGCGCAGGCGATGCCGCCTGGCAACGCGGCCAGAGCGTGGGCGCGCAGCTTAGCGACGCCATCCAGCGCCTTTATTAA
- the plsX gene encoding phosphate acyltransferase PlsX — MTEDTSNSPAPRALLDQGSVVISVDAMGGDNGPSAVVAGMAESADKNPEIRFIVHGDEAQLRRLIGRRKHLIDRCDIRHAPGVVTMEDKPSQIVRKGGDTSMWAAIESVKQGEAEVAVSCGNTGALMALSMLRLRKLPGVNRPAIACLWPSRNVQGFNIMLDVGADIKADAPDLLQYALMGASYARNGLDIERPRVGLLNVGTEEHKGRAEMKQANDLIAAAADEANFDYVGFVEGGDLPGSRVDVIVTDGFTGNIALKTGEGTAKLIGEFMRGAFRNSIMSKFAALLAMSSLKRLQKRIDPRRVNGGVFLGLNGTVVKSHGAADATGISAAIKLAFQLAKSGFQDRLAARVAQSAGISSGASDVEAAS, encoded by the coding sequence ATGACCGAAGACACGTCGAATTCACCGGCACCGCGCGCCCTCTTGGATCAGGGCAGCGTGGTGATTTCGGTTGACGCGATGGGCGGGGATAATGGTCCCTCGGCCGTCGTCGCAGGCATGGCTGAAAGCGCTGACAAGAACCCGGAAATCCGTTTCATCGTGCATGGTGACGAAGCCCAGCTTCGCCGCCTTATCGGTCGTCGCAAGCATCTGATCGACCGCTGCGACATCCGCCATGCCCCCGGCGTGGTGACGATGGAGGACAAGCCCAGCCAGATCGTCCGCAAAGGCGGCGATACCTCGATGTGGGCGGCCATCGAATCGGTCAAGCAGGGCGAGGCCGAGGTCGCCGTCTCCTGTGGCAATACCGGCGCGCTGATGGCGCTGTCGATGCTGCGCCTGCGCAAGTTGCCGGGCGTGAACCGCCCCGCCATCGCCTGCCTGTGGCCTTCGCGCAATGTGCAGGGCTTCAACATCATGCTGGATGTGGGCGCCGATATCAAAGCCGACGCCCCCGATCTGCTGCAATATGCGCTGATGGGCGCCTCTTATGCGCGCAACGGTCTGGATATCGAACGCCCCCGCGTCGGGCTGCTGAATGTCGGCACCGAAGAGCACAAGGGCCGGGCCGAGATGAAGCAGGCCAACGACCTGATCGCCGCCGCCGCGGATGAGGCGAATTTCGATTATGTCGGCTTTGTCGAGGGCGGCGATCTGCCCGGCTCGCGCGTCGATGTCATCGTGACTGACGGCTTTACCGGCAATATCGCCTTGAAGACCGGCGAAGGCACCGCCAAGCTGATTGGCGAATTCATGCGCGGCGCCTTTCGCAATTCCATCATGTCGAAATTCGCGGCCCTTCTGGCGATGTCCTCGCTGAAGCGGCTGCAAAAGCGAATCGATCCGCGCCGTGTGAATGGTGGTGTTTTTCTGGGCCTGAATGGTACGGTCGTGAAATCTCATGGCGCCGCCGATGCGACAGGGATCTCGGCCGCCATCAAGCTGGCTTTCCAACTGGCCAAATCGGGCTTTCAGGATCGTCTGGCCGCCCGTGTGGCCCAAAGCGCCGGAATTTCCTCGGGCGCTTCTGATGTGGAGGCAGCTTCGTGA
- the efp gene encoding elongation factor P, with amino-acid sequence MPKINGNEIRPGNILEHDGGLWAAVKVNHVKPGKGGAFAQVELKNLRDGRKLNERFRSEDRVERVALEQKDQQFLYETDGKLVFMDSETFEQTELDADLLGERRPFLQDGMVAKIEYYGDEPLSVALPQKVTCKVAETEPVVKGQTAANSFKPAILDNGVRLMIPPFVGEGEDIIVHTETMEYSERA; translated from the coding sequence ATGCCCAAGATAAATGGCAATGAAATTCGTCCCGGAAACATTCTGGAACATGACGGCGGCCTGTGGGCGGCGGTCAAGGTCAACCACGTCAAACCCGGAAAGGGTGGCGCCTTTGCCCAGGTCGAGCTGAAAAATCTGCGCGACGGGCGCAAACTGAACGAACGCTTCCGCAGCGAAGACCGGGTCGAGCGGGTGGCGCTGGAACAGAAGGATCAGCAATTCCTGTACGAGACCGATGGCAAGCTGGTCTTCATGGATAGCGAGACCTTCGAACAGACCGAACTCGATGCCGATCTGCTGGGCGAGCGTCGCCCCTTCCTGCAGGATGGCATGGTCGCCAAGATCGAATATTACGGCGATGAGCCGCTGTCGGTCGCGCTGCCGCAAAAGGTGACCTGCAAGGTGGCCGAGACGGAACCCGTCGTCAAAGGCCAGACCGCCGCCAACAGCTTCAAACCGGCGATTCTGGATAACGGCGTCCGGCTGATGATCCCGCCTTTCGTGGGCGAGGGCGAAGATATCATCGTCCATACCGAAACCATGGAATACAGCGAACGCGCCTGA